The Streptomyces uncialis genomic interval TCGGACGTCCGGCCGCCCTTCTGCCCGGGGACGGAGAGCGAGGTGAGGGCCCCGGAGTCGTCGGCGGTGAGCAACAGCGGGCCGAGGGGGCTGTCGAGGGTGGTGCAGAGGACGACGGGTGCGGTGGCGGCGGTCGTGCTCGGGCCGGTCATGGTGATCACGGGCTCTCTGTCGGGGTGTGCGGTCGGGGTGCGGGGCGCGGGCAGGGGGTGGCCACGGCGTGCGGTGGCCTGCCCGCCGCCCACAGATGCCACAGGGCGTAGGCGCGCCAGGGCCGCCAGGCGTCCGGGACGGGCAGACCGTATGAACCGGGTTCCGGGGCCGCGTCCGGGTCGCCGAGGGCGCGGGCGCGGATCGTCGCGGCGGTGCCCGGGTCCATACCGGGCAGGGCGAGCAGGGCGCGGTGGGCGGTGTCACGGTCGGCGCCCGCGTCGAGGCGCAGCGTGCCGTCGGCGAGCGCGGTGGTGAGCGCGCCGAGGAGGCCGCCGGGTTCGGCTGCGGCGAGCACGGCGGGCTCGGGGAAGAGATGGGTGAGGGTGCCGGACGGGGCGTCGAGTGCCTTGCCGTAGCGGGCGACGAGCCGCCGGACGTCGGCGGGGCCGAGCAGCGCGCGGACGGCCAGTTCGTCGGGGTCGGCGGTGCCGGGTGCGCGCAGTCCGGGGCGGGCGGCGACGAGCGGGGCGAGCCGGGGGTCCGCGCCGAGGCGTTCGTCCACGGCGTAGGGGTCGGCGTCCAGGTCGAACAGGCGCCGCAGTCGCTGGACGGCGGTGGTCAGGTCCCGCAGATCGGTGAGGTGCAGCCGGGCGTCGAGCCAGCCGCCGTGCCGGATGCCGCCGGTGGCGGTGCGGCGGGGTCCGCCGGGGCGTTCGTCCACGGCGACGACACCCGCGCCGTGCGGCAGCCGCAGGGTGCGGCGGTAGACGCGGGCGCCCGGGACCCCGGTGACCTCCTCGATGCCGGGGACGGCCTCCTCGGCGAGCAGGTCGAGGAGGGGCCCGGTCGGGCAGGGGCCCCGGTGGGCGAGG includes:
- a CDS encoding bifunctional transcriptional activator/DNA repair enzyme AdaA translates to MDEETRYEAVRSRDARFDGEFFFAVETTGIYCRPSCPAVTPKRQNVHYYPTSAAAQRSGFRACRRCRPDAVPGSAEWNTRADTVARAMRMIGDGVIDREGVAGLATRLGYSARQVQRQLTAELGAGPVALARAQRAHSARVLLQTTALPVTEIAFAAGFASVRQFNDTIRDGYGTTPTGLRAAAPRGPRGPVTPSTGLPLRLAHRGPCPTGPLLDLLAEEAVPGIEEVTGVPGARVYRRTLRLPHGAGVVAVDERPGGPRRTATGGIRHGGWLDARLHLTDLRDLTTAVQRLRRLFDLDADPYAVDERLGADPRLAPLVAARPGLRAPGTADPDELAVRALLGPADVRRLVARYGKALDAPSGTLTHLFPEPAVLAAAEPGGLLGALTTALADGTLRLDAGADRDTAHRALLALPGMDPGTAATIRARALGDPDAAPEPGSYGLPVPDAWRPWRAYALWHLWAAGRPPHAVATPCPRPAPRPHTPTESP